A window of Aeromicrobium sp. Sec7.5 genomic DNA:
TAGGACGGCTCCCACGTCGGATTGTCGGCAGGGCCGGTGAACAGGGTGTCGTCGTAATCCAGCCGCACCTGGGTCACGCCCTGCTCGACCAGCGCCTGCGCCGTGCGGTCGGCGAGGGTGGCGAGGTCGGCACGAGCCGCGAAACCTCGGTCGGCCGGCGTGGCCATGAGATAGGGGTCGCCGCCGCCCACGAGGACGAGGCGATCGCCGTCGAGCACCGTCGTGGTGCGAAACCGCTCCTGAGGGTCGAGCGTGGTCAACGCCGCGTACCCCGTGAGGAGCTTGGTGGTGGAGGCCGGGATGAAGGCGTCGGGCGAGGTCATGAGCAGCTCGTCGCCGTCGAGCTCGCGCACCGAGACGCCGACGTGCGGCCCGAGGATCGGCTGTCCGGAGGCCGACTCGACCGCCCGGGCGACCGCCGTGGCATCGGCCGACGCCGGCGGAACCGCGGACACCGTCTGGTCGGCGGGGCCGGGCGCCCGGAGCGCCTCCGGCTCGGACACGTACCGGTCGCCGCAGTCGCCGCCGCAGAGGAAGTCGTTCAGCGCCCCCCGCTGGTGCAGCACCACGCCACCGGCGACGGCACCTGCCAGGACCACGAGTGCCATGGCCCAGGAAAGGACACCCAGGACTCGCCTCCCAGTGCTTTTCCGCACCCGGTGGCTGTTGCGCGACGTCACATGGGCCAGACTATAGAGACGGCCTCCCGCCTCGGATCATCGGAGTGGACGGCCACCGACGACTGACGACCTGCCGTGAGCGACTCCGGCCGGCCACCACCTGGAGGACATGTGATCTTCGACGTCACCGTGGAGATTCCCAAGGGCGAGCGCAACAAGTACGAGCTCGACCACAAGACGCACCGGCTCCGTCTGGACCGCACGCTCTTCACCTCGATGACCTACCCGGCCGACTACGGGTTCATCGACGACTCGCTCGGCAACGACGGCGACCCGCTGGACGCCCTCGTCGTCCTGCCGTTCCCGACGTTCCCGGGCTGCGTCATCGAGTGCCGGGCGATCGGCATGTTCAAGATGACCGACGACGCCGGCGGCGACGACAAGATCCTGTGCGTCCCGGCCACCGACCCGCGCCAGGTGCACCTGCAGGACATCACCGACGTGGCCGAGTTCGACCGCGGCGAGATCCAGCACTTCTTCGAGACCTACAAGGACCTCGAGCCCGACAAGTTCGTCGAGAAGGGCTCCCTGTGGGTCGGCCGCGAGGAGGCCGAGGCCGAGATCCGCGCCAGCTTCCAGCGCTTCACCGACAACGGAGGGTACTGACGCGCTCCGCGCGTCTCCGCGACTTCGTCGCGGCCGGGCTTCGCCCGGAGTACTTCTCGTCGCTTCGCTCCTCGCCACTGGTTAACGCCAGCGGCGGGGAGCGTCGTCGTTCTGGCGGCTCGAGGCGGTCCTGGGCCGGGCTTCGCCCGGAGTACTTCTCGTCGCTTCGCTCCTCGCCATGGCTGGTGCCAATGGCGGGGAGCGTTGTCGTTCTAGCTGTCGCGCGGGCGGACGAGGGCACGGATCGCGGGGGCGAAGACGCCGACGTCGATCGAGCTGTCGAGCGAGCGCATGGCCCCCATGCCGATGCCGAGGCTCAGCAGCGACGTCGCCGCCTGATCGGGCGTGAGCGCGAGCTCGAAGCCCTCCTCCTCGGCGATCTGAGCGATCAGACCGGCGGCCATCGACCGCATCTCGCGGTGCCGCTTCACGAGCTCGCGCGCGACGAACGGGCTGTGGCGGGCGGCTGCGGCGAACTCGACCTCGAGCGCGGTGTAGCGCGGGCTGCCGACGCTGCGGCGCGCCCACTCCACGAAGGCGTCGATCCGGCCGTCGAGGTCGGTACGGGCGCTGAACGCCTCGACGATCCCCTCGATCTGCTCGGCGTGCATGCTGTCGAGCACGGCCAGGCACAGCTCTTCCTTGCCGGCGAAGTTGGAGTAGACGGCACCCTTGGAGAATCCGGCCGCGACCGCCACCTTGTCGAGGGCCGTGGCCGCGTACCCCTCGGTCAGGAAGAGGTCGCGAGCGACCTCCACGAGACGCTCGCGCGTCTGCGCCTGGCGCTCGGCCCGGGTGATCCGCGTTCCGTCGACCGTCACGTCGCTCTCCTCACATCGATGCCGTTCCGTCTTGGCGCAGCACTCAGATACCGATAGTATCTGAAATGTGATCAGCACCGACACCCTCATCATCGGCAGCGGCTTCTCCGGCATGGGCATGGCCATGAAGCTTCGCGAGGCCGGACGGACCGACTTCATCGTGCTCGAGAAGGCCGACGACGTCGGCGGCACCTGGCGCGACAACACCTACCCCGGCGCGGAGTGCGACGTCCAGAGCCACATGTACTCGTTCTCGTACGAGCTCAACCCCGAGTGGTCGCGCGAGTACTCGGGCCAGGCCGAGATCCACGCGTACATGCGCGGGGTCGCCCAGAAGCACCGCCTGCACGAGGTCATCCACTTCAACACCGAGATGACCGGCGCCACCTGGGACGAGGACGCCCAGCGCTGGACCGTGACCACCAACGGCGAGACGTACGACACCCGCGTGCTGGTCTCGGGCATCGGTGGCCTGCACATCCCCAACATCCCGAAGATCAAGGGCGCCGAGTCGTTCAAGGGCGCTCGCTTCCACTCCGCGCAGTGGGACCACGACGTCGACCTGACCGGCAAGCGTGTCGCGGTCATCGGCACGGGCGCGAGCGCGATCCAGTTCATCCCCCAGATCGCGCCGATCGTGGGCCAGCTCGACGTTCACCAGCGCACCGCGCCCTGGGTCGTGCCGAAGTCGAACCACGACATCACCGGCCGGAAGAAGACCTTCATCTCGAAGGTGCCCGGCGGCACCCGCGCCTACCGCAACATGCACTACTGGATGAACGAGGCGACCCAGCTGGGCTTCACCGGCCCGCTGCAGAACATCACCTCGGTCGTCGAGAAGAAGGTCTCGGGCTACATCCGCAAGACCGTCAACGATCCCGCGACCGCCGAGAAGCTCATCCCCGACTACCGCCTCGGTTGCAAGCGCGTGCTCAAGACCGACAACTACATCCCGGTGTACAACCAGGAGAACGTCGAGCTCATCGACACCGGCGTCGAGGAGATCACCGCCACCGGCATCCGCACGAAGGACGGCGACTTCCGCGAGGTCGACGTCATCATCTACGGCACCGGCTTCCACGTGACCGACGCGTTCCAGTGGGTGCACGTCACCGGCGAGGGCGGGCGCGACCTCTCGAAGACGTTCGACGAGGGCGGCATCGAGACGTACAACGGCGTCGCCGTGACGCACTTCCCGAACTTCTTCCTGCTCCTCGGGC
This region includes:
- a CDS encoding inorganic diphosphatase, whose amino-acid sequence is MSDSGRPPPGGHVIFDVTVEIPKGERNKYELDHKTHRLRLDRTLFTSMTYPADYGFIDDSLGNDGDPLDALVVLPFPTFPGCVIECRAIGMFKMTDDAGGDDKILCVPATDPRQVHLQDITDVAEFDRGEIQHFFETYKDLEPDKFVEKGSLWVGREEAEAEIRASFQRFTDNGGY
- a CDS encoding TetR/AcrR family transcriptional regulator, whose protein sequence is MTVDGTRITRAERQAQTRERLVEVARDLFLTEGYAATALDKVAVAAGFSKGAVYSNFAGKEELCLAVLDSMHAEQIEGIVEAFSARTDLDGRIDAFVEWARRSVGSPRYTALEVEFAAAARHSPFVARELVKRHREMRSMAAGLIAQIAEEEGFELALTPDQAATSLLSLGIGMGAMRSLDSSIDVGVFAPAIRALVRPRDS
- a CDS encoding flavin-containing monooxygenase; amino-acid sequence: MISTDTLIIGSGFSGMGMAMKLREAGRTDFIVLEKADDVGGTWRDNTYPGAECDVQSHMYSFSYELNPEWSREYSGQAEIHAYMRGVAQKHRLHEVIHFNTEMTGATWDEDAQRWTVTTNGETYDTRVLVSGIGGLHIPNIPKIKGAESFKGARFHSAQWDHDVDLTGKRVAVIGTGASAIQFIPQIAPIVGQLDVHQRTAPWVVPKSNHDITGRKKTFISKVPGGTRAYRNMHYWMNEATQLGFTGPLQNITSVVEKKVSGYIRKTVNDPATAEKLIPDYRLGCKRVLKTDNYIPVYNQENVELIDTGVEEITATGIRTKDGDFREVDVIIYGTGFHVTDAFQWVHVTGEGGRDLSKTFDEGGIETYNGVAVTHFPNFFLLLGPNTALGHNSVVFMIEQQTKWIVKLLQAMDARGAGAVQPTSQAQSEFNDQVQEKVSKGVWSQGGCTSWYLDSQGKNRTIWPGFTFRYWWHLRQVETDDFIWHTAAKREKTAA